The DNA window TCCTGACCGACATCGCCCCGCGCTGGACCCGCGGGCCGATTGCGATTGCCATCGAGCTTCTCGCCGCCATCCCCAGCATCATCTACGGCATGTGGGGCCTGTTCGTTTTCGCGCCCTTCATGGCCAACCATGTCCAGCCGTGGCTTGTCGAGCATCTCGGCGAAAAGGCGGTGATCGGCGCGCTTTTCTCGGGGCCGCCGATCGGCATCGGCATGCTGACCGCCGGGATCGTGCTCGGCATCATGGTCATTCCGTTCATCGCGTCGGTCGCGCGTGAAGTGTTCAGCGCCGTTCCCGCGCCGCTCAAGGAATCGGCCGTCGCGCTCGGCTCGACGCGATGGGAGATCCTCAGCCGCGTGACCTTGCCCTACACGCGGTCAGCGATCATCGGCGCAGTCTTCCTCGGCCTCGGCCGCGCGCTTGGCGAGACGATGGCCGTCACCTTTGTCCTCGGCAACGCGCACGATCTGTCGATATCGCTGCTGATGCCGAGCAATTCGATCGCCGCATCGATCGCCAATGAATTCACCGAAGCCGATAGCGAGCTTTACCGCTCGTCGCTGATCGCGCTCGGCCTGCTGCTGTTCGCTGTCACTTTCGTTGTCCTGTCTATCGCCAAGCTGCTGCTTCTCCGCCTCAACCGACAGATGGGGAGGACAAGCTGATGGCCGTGCCGGTGCGACGCCGCGCCGCCGACGTGACCGCCTTCGCCTTCGCGACCCTCGCAACCGCATTCGGGCTGATGTGGCTGTTCTGGATTTTGTGGACGACGCTCGCCGAAGGCGCGGCGGCGCTCAGCCCGACCTTGTTCCGGGAAATGACCCCGCCGCCTGGCGAAAGCGGCGGCATCCTCAACGCGCTCTACGGCAGCGCGGTCATGATCCTGCTCGCGCTCGTCATCGGCACGCCGATCGGCATCGCGGCGGGCACCTATCTTGCCGAGCACGGCCGCTATACCCGCGTCGCCAAGGTCGCGAGCTTCGTCAACGACATCCTCTTGAGCGCCCCGTCGATTGTCATCGGCCTGTTCGTCTACGAACTGATCGTCCGCACCTCCGGCCATTTCTCTGGCTACGCAGGCGCGGTCGCGCTGGCGATCATCCTTCTCCCGATCGTCACCCGCACGACCGAGGAAGCACTGCGCCTGATCCCCGACACGATGCGCGAGGCCGGCTTCGCGCTGGGACTACCGCGCTGGCGGGTGACTCGCCAGATCCTCTACAAGGCGGCGCTCAGCGCCATCACCACCGGCATCCTGTTGGGCGTCGCCCGCATCGCCGGCGAGACCGCGCCCTTGCTCTTCACAGCGCTCAACAACCAGTTCTGGAGCGCCAACCTCAACGAGCCGCTGGCTAACCTGCCGGTGGTGATCTTCCAATATGCGATGAGTCCCTACGACGAGTGGCACACGCTCGCCTGGGCCGCCGCTTTCGTCCTCACCGCCTTCGTGCTGGTGCTCAACATCGTCGTGCGGCTGATCGCACGGAAAGGCCGATAGACGTGAACGACATGACGACAGCCGTGCGTCCGCAGGCGACCGGCGCACCTTCGCCGGCGCGGGGCGCGATCGAGATCCGCAACCTCGATTTCCATTACGGAAAGTCCCGCGCGCTCGCGCAAGTGACGATGAGCGTGCCTGCCAAGAATGTGACGGCGATCATCGGCCCGTCGGGCTGCGGCAAGTCGACCCTGCTGCGCAGCATCAACCGCATCTACGAAATGTATCCGGAACAGCGCGCGTCGGGCGAAATCGTCATCGACGGGCGCAACGTGTTGCATCGAAAATATCCGCTGTCGGACCTGCGCCGGCTGGTGGGCATGGTGTTCCAGAAGCCGACGCCATTCCCGTCGTCGATCCGCGCCAACGTCGCCTTCGCGCTCAGCTATTACGAGCGGCTGTCGAAGTCGGAAATGAACGACCGGGTCGAAGATGCGCTTCGCCAGGCGGCGCTGTGGGACGAGGTCAAGGACAAGCTGAACCAGAGCGCGCTGGGGCTTTCGGGCGGCCAGCAGCAGCGGCTGTGCATTGCCCGAACCATCGCGGTGCGCCCGGAAATTCTGCTGCTCGACGAAGCGACCTCGGCGCTCGACCCGATCTCGACGGCCAAGATCGAGGAGCTGATCCACCAGCTTCGCGAGAAGTTCACGATCGTCATCGTCACCCACAACATGCAGCAGGCCGCGCGCGTGTCGCAGAGGACAGCTTTCTTCCATCTGGGCGAGCTGATCGAGTTCGGCGACACCTCGCAAATCTTCACCAATCCTCACGTCCAGCGGACGCAGGATTATATCACCGGCCGTTTCGGCTGAGCGGAGCGTTGATGATGCAACAGCAGGCCCATACGCTCAAAGCGTTCGACCAGGACCTTAAGGAGCTGCGCGAGCTCATCACCGACATGGGGTCGTTCGCAGAAGCCGCGATCGAGGAAGCGATGCGCTGCCTTGTCGAGCATGACGAGGCCGCTGCCGCCGAGCTGGTCCAGGCCGACGTCCAGCTCGACGAGCTGGAGCTCGAGGCCGAGCGCCGGATCGTCCAGCTCATCGCCCTTCGAGCGCCGATGGCGGACGACCTTCGCGAAGCCGTCGCGGCGTTGAAGATCGCCGGCGTCGTCGAGCGGATCGGCGACTATGCCAAGAACATCGCCCGCCGCGTCCGCCGCCTGCCGAAGAAGGGCGAGCTCGAACCGATGTCGCTGCTTCCCGAAATGGCGAAGCTTGCGTCGAGCATGGTCCGAGATGTGCTGCGCGCGTTCAGCGAGCGAGATCCGGAGCTGGCGCGCAGCGTTTGCGCCCGCGACGACGCGCTCGATGATTTCTACGAAAGCCTGTTCCGCACCTTGCTGACCTACATGATGGAAAATCCGCAGACGATCAGCGCGTCGACAACCCTGCTGTTCGTTGCAAAGAACTTGGAGCGGATCGGCGATCACGCGACCAACATCGCCGAGATGGTTTATTATTCGGCGACCGGCGAAAGGCTTGCCGAGGACGACGGGGAGTAAGGCTGGCATGAGCCGCAAGAAGCTTTTGCTGATTGAGGACGACAAGGCGCTCGCCGAGCTTCTCATCTGGCATTTCGAGCGCGAGGATTTCGATGTCCGCCGCACCGGCGACGGCGAAGAAGCGCTGATGCTTGCGGAGGAGGACCATCCGGACGTCATCATCCTCGACTGGATGATCGAGGGCATTTCCGGCCTAGAAGTGTGCCGCCGCCTGCGCCGCAAGGAAGCGAGCGCCAACGTGCCGATCATCATGCTGACGGCGCGCGGCGAGGAAAGCGACCGCATCCGCGGGCTGGAGGTCGGGGCCGACGATTATATCACCAAGCCGTTCAGCCCGCGCGAGCTGCTTGCCCGGGTGAGCGCGGTGCTGCGCCGGGTCCGCCCCGCGCTTGCCGCCGAGCAGCTTGCTTATGCCGATATCGAGATGGACATCGCCGCGCACCGTGTGCGCCGGGCCGGCAAGGCGGTGCAGCTCGGCCCGACCGAATTCCGGCTGCTGAAGAAGCTGCTCGAAAATCCGGGCCGAGTCTTCTCCCGCGAACGGCTGCTCGACAGCGTCTGGTCGCACGACCCGGACATCGACGCGCGCACCGTCGACGTCCACATTCGCCGCTTGCGCAAGGCGCTTAACAACAGCGGCGGATCCGACCTCATCCGCACCGTCCGTTCGGCTGGCTACGCACTCGACGCGGACGCTTGATGTCATGCAATTGCAGCAAACTTGTCACGGCCGCGCCGTGCGGACGGCTCTAAAGATGCCGCAGAACAGCAACGGACAGGTGAACATGAAACGGACGATCATTGCCGCGTTGGTTTGCGGCGCCTCGTTGGGGACAATCGGGACCGCGCAGGCTCAGACCAAAGCCGATCCGTCGCTGGAGCTGGTCGTCGCCAGCCGCGGCATTTCCAAAGGGCTCGCCCAGACCAAGGGTCCGCAATTCCTCGCCCGGGGCGAGCTGGCGTTCGGCAGCCTCTACGTCGGCAGCTATGCGAAGAACGTCACTTCCTCGTCGGCGGAAGGAGAGGCGGCGGCGCTGGTCGGCGTCCGGACCAAGGCTGCGGGCTTCGACCTGAACGTCAGCGCGGCAATGAAGCGCGCCATCGATCCGGCTCCGGGATCGGACAAGACGGCACTCGAAGTCGCCGGGTCCGCGTCGCGCAAGCTCGGGCGCCTGACGCCGAAGCTGTCGGCGGTGTGGAGCCCGGACGACGTGGGCAGCACTCGCCGCACGCTCTTCGTCGAAGGCGGCGCCAGCTACGCGATCGCAAAGCCGCTGTCCTTCAGCGCCGCGATCGGCCGGCGGGAACGCAGCGGCGGCGCGGATTATACGGCGTGGAACGCGGGCTTCGCCTGGACGGCGAGCAAGAACCTCGTCCTCGACGCCCGATATTACGACACCAACGGTGGCGACACGCAGCCGTACCGCGCTCGCGGCGTCGTTTCGGCGAGGCTGAAGTTCTAATCGCGTTGCGCGGCTAGCGCAGCTTGGCGATCTTCAGCTTGTCCTGCTTGGCTCGGTCCCTGACCGATTCCTCGCTGCGGGTGAGCGCCTTGGCGATGGCTTTCAGCGCCATGCCCTTGCCCGCGAGCAGGTGAAGCTTCTGGATCTCGTCCTGCCGCCACGGCTGGCGATGCCGTTCGAACTTGCTTTCCGCCATGGCCTCGCTCCTTCCTGGTGCTGCCTACCACGCCCGCCACGAACGAAAAGGGCCGCCCGTTTCCGAGCGGCCCTTCCTTGTTTCGCATCGACTGGAGCGGCTGGTTAGCCGAGCATTTCCTGCTCGAGCTTCTTGGCCATTTCCTCGATGTTCTCCGGCGGCCAGCCGGGGATGTCCATGCCGAGGCGCAGGCCCATCGAGGCAAGGACTTCCTTGATCTCGTTGAGGCTCTTGCGGCCGAAGTTCGGCGTGCGGAGCATCTCGGCCTCGGTCTTCTGGACCAGGTCGCCGATGTAGATGATGTTGTCGTTCTTCAGGCAATTGGCGCTGCGCACCGACAGCTCCAGCTCGTCCACCTTCTTGAGCAGGTAGCGGTTGAGCTGGTTGGTGTCGGTTGGCGTGTCCTGCGCCGCCATCGGCACGGCCTGCCCGATCATCGGCGAGCTCGGCATGCGGACCTGGCTGTCGTCGAAGTGGACGAACAGCTGCAGCTGGTCCTGAAGGATCCGCGCCGCATAAGCGAGCGCATCTTCCGGGGTCACCGTGCCGTCCGTCTCGATGGTCAGCGTCAGCTTGTCGTAGTCGAGCTCCTGGCCGACGCGGGTGTTTTCGACCTTGTAGGCGACCTGGCGAACCGGGCTGTACAGCGCGTCGACCGGGATCAGGCCGATCGGCGCGTCGACCGGGCGGTTGGCGGCGGCCGGCTGGTAGCCCTTACCGATGTCGGCGGTCAGCTCCATGTTGAGCGTCGCGCCTTCGTCGAGATGGCAGATCACCAGGTCGGGATTGGTCACTTCGATGTCGCCGCTGGTCGCGATCATGCCAGCGGTGACTTCGGTCGGGCCGGTCGCGGACAGGTGGAGGCGCTTGGGGCCTTCGCCTTCCATCTTCAGCGCCACCTGCTTCACGTTGAGCACGATGTCGGTGACGTCCTCACGGACGCCGGCGAGCGAGGAGAATTCGTGGAGCACGCCGTCGATCTTGATCGAGGTGACGGCGGCGCCCTGGAGCGAGCTCAGCAGCACCCGGCGCAGCGAGTTGCCGAGAGTCATGCCGAAGCCGCGCTCGAGCGGTTCGGCGACGAAGACTGCGCGGCGGCGGCTGTCGCCACCGGCCTGCTTCTTCTCCAGCGCGTTGGGCTTCTTCAGTTCCTGCCAGTTCTTTGCGTTGACGGCCATGTTCATCCCTTGGCAGAGCGGGGTCGGTTCAACCCCTTGTTACAATTCATTTTACCAGCTTCGCCCGAAGTACCACTTCAGGCGAAACCGTTAGACGCGGCGGCGCTTCGATGGCCGCACGCCGTTGTGCGGGATCGGCGTGACGTCCCGGATCGAGGTGATCGTGAAGCCGACCGCCTGAAGTGCACGAAGCGCGCTTTCGCGGCCCGAGCCCGGGCCCTTCACTTCGACTTCGAGGGTGCGAACGCCGTGGTCGGCGGCCTTGCGGCCGGCGTCTTCGGCGGCGACCTGGGCGGCATAAGGAGTCGACTTGCGGCTGCCCTTGAAGCCCATCATGCCCGCCGAGCTCCAGGCGATGGCATTGCCCTGCGCGTCGGTGATGGTGATCATCGTGTTGTTGAAGCTGGCGTTCACGTGGGCGACGCCGGCGGTGATGTTCTTGCGTTCCCTTCTGCGGAGACGCTGCGGTGCCTGAGCCATATTGAATTCCTATCATCCGGCCGCCCAGCGGAGTGTCGCGGGCGGCAATTGAACCTGCGAAAAGAAGCTTACTTCTTCTTGCCCGCGATCGGCTTGGCCTTGCCCTTGCGGGTGCGCGCGTTGGTGTGCGTGCGCTGGCCGCGGACCGGAAGGCCCTTGCGGTGGCGAAGCCCGCGGTAGCAGGCGAGGTCCATCAGGCGCTTGATATTCATCGCCGTCTCACGGCGAAGGTCGCCTTCGACCGTGTGGTTCTGGTCGATCGCTTCGCGGATGTGCAGGACTTCCTGGTCGGTCAGGTCCTGGACCCGCCGCTCCGGCGCGATGCCGAGCTTGGCGATGATGTCCTTGGCCGTCGTGCGGCCGATACCGTGGATGTAGGTCAGCGCGATTTCGACGCGCTTGTTAGTGGGGATGTTGACCCCGGCAATACGAGCCATTGATTACCCTTCTTTCAGCTCCACGGAGCGCCTGTCGCTCCATCTCGTCGCTAAAAACCGTCTCAACGAAAAAACCGACGCGCGCACGAGTGCGCCGCCGGAAACCGGTGTGACGGGATGAAGTGGAGATAAGTTTGCCGCCGGTGAGAGTCAAGGCGGCAGGGGGCGGTGTGTCGGCTTTGTCGGTTTCGCCGCCCCGTCCGCTCACATTCCTTGCCGCGGCAAACCCTATTTTGCCAGTCAATTTGCAGCCTCGGCCAAGCGCCGATAGACGCGCCGCACCATGCAGCGGCTAACCCTCGCCGGCGGCATCCCCGAGGAGCTCAAGGGGAGCATCGTCGCGCTCGGCAATTTCGACGGCTTCCACCTCGGCCACCAGGCCGTGGTCAGCCGCGCCATCGCGCGCGCCTTTCACGAGCGGCGGCCGGCGATCGTCGCCACCTTCGACCCGCACCCCGTTGCCTTCTTCAAGCGCGACCTGCCGCCGTTCCGGCTCACCAGCCTGGACCAGCGCGAGGCGCTGTTCGCCCATGCCGGCGCCGACGCGATGCTGGTGTTCGAGTTCAATGCCGCGCTCGCGTCCCTGGACGCCGAGGCGTTCGTCGCCGACGTGCTTGGCCGGCAGATCGGCGCGGCCGGCGTGATCACCGGTGACGATTTCAGCTTCGGCAAGGGCCGCAGCGGCGATGCGGCGCTGCTGGCGCGGATCGGGTTGATGCACGCAATCGGTGCCGAGGCCGTTCCGCAGGTTCTGCTTGAAGGCGAGCGCATTTCCTCGGGCCGCATCCGCGAGGCGCTCGTGGCCGGTGACACGGGAGGCGCAACCCGCATGCTGAGCCGCGACTTCGCCATCGAAGGCGTCGTGGAACGGGGCGACGCGCGCGGGCGCGAGCTCGGCTACCCGACCGCCAACCTGCGCCTCGGCGATTACCAGCGGCCGAAATACGGCATCTACGCAGTCCGCGTGCGGCTGGACGACGGCAGCGAGCGACCGGGCGTCGCCAGCCTCGGCGTGCGGCCGACCTTCGACCCGCCGACCGAGCTCCTCGAAGCGCATCTGTTCGACTTCGACGGCGATCTTTACGGCCGCAAGATCGAAGTCGCCCTTCACGCCTTCATCCGCGAGGAGCGCAAGTTCGACAGTGTCGAAGCCCTGGTCGCCGAGATGCGGAACGATGAGGCCAAGGCCCGGGAGCAGCTGGCGCTCCCCGCCTGAGGAGGATTTCAGACATTCCTCATTGAGCGCTCATGCCGCTCAGCGGAAGTGCGGCCATTCCCCTCTCCAGCTCATCTGGAGGGAACAGGAATGAACAAGTCCGCAGCTTCGATCTTCGCCATCGCACTGGCCGCCTCGGCCGCGCCGCTGGCCCTTGCGCCTGCAGCAGCGGCGCCCGCTGCAAAGGCACCGGCGACGTTGAAGGGCGACGCCGATGCGATCTTGAAAGCCGCTTATCCGGCGAACGGTCCGGGTGCGGCGGCGATCATCACACGGAACGGCAAGGTCGTTTACACCGGCGCGCGTGGCTTTGCGGATGTCGAGGGGCGGCGCGCGATCGGGCCCAACACCGTGTTCCAGCTCGGGTCGATCGCCAAGCAGTTCACGGCGGCGGTGATCCTCCAGCTAGTGGACGAAGGAAAGGTGTCGCTCGACGACCCATTGTCCAAATATTTCCCCGACTGGCCGCAGCCGGGCGCGAAAGCGACGGTTCGGCAGCTGCTCAACCACACGTCGGGCATTCGCGATTACAGCAAGATCCCGGGGTGGATTCAAAAGAACAGCGATCGCCAACTCGGGACGGCGGAGCTGATGGCGCTCACGAAGAGCCTGGGATCGCGCGCAGAACCGGGCGCGCAGTGGGAATATAATAATGGCGGCTATGCGATCCTCGGCGCAATCGTCGAGAAGGTCACGGGCAAGAGCTGGTTCGAGGCGATCGACGAGCGGATCGCAAAGCCGCTCGGCCTGACGACGCTAAGCTATGCGAGCGCCGCGAAGGGCAGGCTGGCGCGTCGCTATGCGATGCGCGGCGACAGCATGCAGCCGGTCGAGCCGATCAACATGAGCATCGCCGGCGCGTCCGGCGGGCTGGTCGCGAGCGTCGCCGACATGGCGAAATGGGCGGAGGCGCTGCACGGCGGCAAGGTCGTGAAGGCCGCGGTCTATCGGGAAATGACCAGCCCGGCGAAGCTCAACAATGGGTCGACCCGGCCTTATGGTTTCGGGCTCCATCTCCGCAAGCTGATGGGTCACCGAGCGCTCGATCATGGCGGCGCCGGGCGCGGCATCGATACGGCGAGCGTCTATTTCCCCGAGGACAAGCTGTTCGTCGCGGTGTTCGCCAACAGCGACGACCTGCCGAGTGACGCGAGCGTCGTGATGCGGCGGCTCGGGGCGCTGGCGCTTGGGTCGCCGATCCCGACGTTCAGGGCGGCCGAGATCGACATCAAGACGGTCGAGCCGGCATTCGGCGTCTATAAAGGAGAGCGCGGGCCGGACATGCGGTTCTTCGCGCGCAACGGCGACTATCTGCTCGGGCGGGGCGATGCCGAGCTGAAGCTGGTGCCTGCCGGCGGCGATACCTTTTACTCGGCGGACGATGGCCTGACCTGGATCAAATTGGTCCGCGACGCCGCTGGAAAGCAGCAGCTCGACCTTTACGGGATGCAGGACGTCGAGCCGCAGCGGTTCGTCCGCACCGGCGCTCTGACCGCGGATGCCGAGGTGCGGGTGCCGCTCGCCGTCCTCGAGTCCTATGCCGGCGAGTATCAGACCGAGACGTTGGCGGTCAGCGTCCGGGTGGAGAATGGATCGCTGGTCATGCAGGCCAAGGGGCAGCAGCCGATGCCGCTGCGCGCCGTCTCCGCGACCGATTTCATGCTCGACGGCAACAAGATGCGCGTCGTCTTCCACCCCGTGGACGGCAAGGTCGACAGCTTCACCCTCCACCGCGGCGCGCGCGAACTGCACGGCAAGCGCATCGCCAAGTGAGGGGATGGCGGGCGGTTTGCATTCGGCACACCGCCCGCTAGAGCCGCGCGGCAATGGCTGACGCGCCCGATAGACCCGACGTTTCCGAGAAGCAGGATTGGCGCCCGACCGTCTTCCTGCCCAAGACCGACTTCCCGATGAAGGCCGGCCTGCCGCAGAAGGAGCCGGCGATCCTTGCGCGGTGGGAGGAACAGGGCCTCTACAAGCAGCTGCGCGAGGCGCGCGCCGGGCGGGAGAAGTTCATCTTCCACGACGGCCCGCCCTACGCAAACGGCGACATCCACATCGGCCATGCGCTGAACAAGACGATCAAGGACATGGTCGTGCGCACCCAGACCCTGCTGGGCAAGGACGCGCCGTTCGTGCCCGGCTGGGACTGCCACGGGCTGCCGATCGAGTGGAAGATCGAGGAGCAGTACCGCAAGAAGAAGCTGAACAAGGACGAGGTGCCGCTGAAGGAATTCCGGGCCGAGTGCCGCGCTTATGCGCAGCATTGGGTCGGAGTGCAGCGCGAGCAGTTGAAGCGGCTCGGCGTCAGTGCGGACTGGGACAAGCCGTATCTGACCATGGCGTTCGATGCCGAGGCGACGATCGTTTCGGAATTGTTCAAGTTCGCCGAGAGCGGCCAGCTCTACCGCGGAGCGAAGCCGGTGATGTGGTCGCCGGTCGAGAAGACCGCGCTGGCGGAAGCCGAGATCGAATATGAGGACATTACGTCCACGCAGATCGATGTCGCGTTTGAGATCGTCGAGAGCCCGATCGAAGAGCTGGTCGGCGCTCATGCGGTGATCTGGACGACGACGCCGTGGACGATCCCGGTCAACCAGGCGATCGCTTATGGGCGGGACGTCGATTACGTCCTGCTCCACGTGAATGCCTTTTCCGGCGAGTTCCGGGTCCCGGCCAGCCACATTCTGGTAGCAGCTGAGCTTGCCGACGAGTTTTGCAAGCGGGTCGGTGTGCATTCCGAAGCGACCGACTGGGAGGGCAAGGGCTCCGACCTTGCCGGCACCGTCGCCCGTCACCCGATGCACAAGCTCGGCGGCTTCTTCGCCAAGCCGCGGCCGTTCCTGCCCGGCGATTTCGTGACCACCGACCAAGGCACCGGCCTCGTCCACATGGCGCCCGACCATGGCGAGGACGATTTCGAGCTTTGCCGCGCCAACGGCATCGATCCCGTTTTCGCTGTCGATGCGGGCGGCATGTACCGCGCCGACTGGGCCTGGCTCGGCGGGCAGGGCAGCGTCATCAACAACAAGTTCAACGCGCCGGACGGGCCGATCTGTTCGGACTTGCGCGAGGCCGGCGCTTTGCTGGCCGCGGGCGAGTTCCGGCACAGCTACCCGCATTCGTGGCGGTCGAAGGCCAAGGTCATCTACCGCTGCACGCCGCAATGGTTCATCGCCATGGACCGGCCGCTGCCGGTAGAGCATTGCGAGAGCCTCGCTGAGCAGCGCTGGGACAATGAAGGCGGCGCGATCGAGCGGACGCCGACGCTTCGCCAGCTGGCGATGCAGGCGATTGCCGACACCCGGTTCGTGCCGGAGAAGGGGCGCAACCGGCTCGCCTCAATGGTCGAAGGCCGCCCCGACTGGGTGATCAGCCGCCAGCGCGCCTGGGGCGTGCCGATCGCCTTGTTCGTGCACAAGAAGAGCGGCGAGCTGCTGGTCGATGCAGAGGTCAACCGGCGCATTGTCGATGCGATCCGCGCGGGCGGGGTCGATGCGTGGGATGCGGAGAATGCTTCCCGCTTCCTTGGCGCCCACAATCCCGACGATTACGAGATGGTCACCGACATCCTCGACGTCTGGTTCGACAGCGGCTGCACCCATGTGTTCACGCTGGAGAGCGGGCGCTGGCCGGAAGAAAGCTGGCCCGCGGACATCTATGTCGAAGGGTCGGACCAGCACCGCGGCTGGTTCCAGTCGTCGCTTCTGGAAAGCAGCGGCACGCGCGGGCGGGCGCCCTATGACACGCTGCTGACCCATGGCTTCACGATGGACGCCAAGGGCATGAAGATGTCCAAGAGCCTCGGCAACACGATCAGCCCGCTCGACCTGATGAAGGAATATGGCGCGGACATCCTGCGCCTGTGGGCGCTGAGCGTCGACTTCACCGAGGACCACCGGATCGGCAAGGAGATCCTGGCCGGCGTCGCCGACCAGTATCGCAAGCTTCGGAACACCTTCCGCTATTTGCTCGGCGCGCTCGCCGACTTCGGCGAGGCGGACCGGCTGGACGACGTCGCGAGCTTCCCGGAGCTTGACCGCTACATGCTCCACCTCGCGTCCAAGCTGGATGCGCGGCTGCGGCGGTCGATCGAGGCTTACGACTTCAACGATTATGTCCGGGCGCTGACCGACTTCTGCAACGAGGATTTGAGCGCCTTCTATTTCGATATCCGCAAGGACAGCCTCTACTGCGACGTCAATGCGCTGAGCGGCAAGGAGCACGAGCGGCGGCGGGCGTACCGGACGGTGCTGGACCATCTGTTCCACGCGCTGGTGCGCTGGGCGGCGCCGGTGCTGGTGTTCACCAGCGAAGAAGTCTGGGGGACGCGCTATCCCGATGGAGGGTCGGTGCACTTGCTCGAGTGGCCGGAGCTTCCGGCTGTTGAAGCGGACGAGGCGAAGTGGAGCGAGCTTCGCGCGCTTCGCGAGCGGGTCACCGAAGCCATCGAGCCGCTGCGCCGCGAGAAGGTGCTGGGGTCGAGCCTGGAAGCCGAAGTGACGGTGCCGGCCGCCGGCGACGCGGCCTTCCTCGCCGAGCTGTTCATCACCTCGACAGTTCGCCAGGGCGAAGAGATCAAGGTCGCCAAGACCGACCAGCACAAGTGCGGGCGTTGCTGGCGCTATCTGCCGGAGGTGGACGAGGATGGCGATTTGTGCGGCCGCTGCGAGGATGTGGTGAATGGGTAGATATGGCCGCGGCTATGGCGTCGCGCTGATCGTCTTTGGGGTCGACCAGCTGGTGAAGTGGCTGGTGACGGGGCCGCTCGGCGTGAAGCGGCTCGGCGACCAGATGGTGCTGACGCCCTTCTTCAACCTGACCTACACCGAGAATAACGGGATCTCGCTGGGGCTGCTGAACGCGAGCAGCTCGACCGGGCGCTGGATGCTGGTGGCGCTGACCGGCGCCATCGCGATCGGCGTCGCGGTGTGGATCGGCCGCGAGAAGAACCGCACCGACCAGCTGGCGCTCGGCATGGTGCTGGGCGGCGCGCTCGGCAATATTCTCGACCGCGTCCGCTTCGGCTATGTGGTGGACTTCGCGGACCTCCACTTCGGGGACTTCCGCCCGTTCCTGGTGTTCAACGTCGCCGATGCGGCGATCAGCATCGGCGTCGTCATCCTGTTGCTGCGCGCGTTCCTCGCCCGTAAAGACAATGAAGAGGGCGAGACGCCCAAGGAGACCATCGAACATGCGTAAAGCCCTGACCGCCGTTCTCGTGGTTGCCGCCGTGACGGCGAGCGGCTGCGCAGGCCGGCGCGCCGCCGCGGACGAGTCGCTGATCGGCCGCAATTCGCCGCTGATCATCCCGCCCGACTTCAGCCTGGCGCCGCCGGTGGCCGGCACCCAGGGCCTGAGCGCCGGCGAAGCGCAGCAGCAGGCGATCGACACCTTGTTCGGCGGCCCGGCGCCGCGCTCGGCAGCCGAAATGAGCCTGCTCGAGCAGGCCGGACGCGCCGACGCGCCGATCGGCATCCGCTCGACCGTTGCCGACCCCGACACGCGGATCGTCGACAAGGGCCAGACGACCCGCGCGATCCTGGCGGCGCCGGCGACGAACAGCAGCGTCGCCTCCGCGCAGGCCGGCCGCTGAGCGGCGCGGCTCCGAGGCCATAAAAGACATGGCGGAACAGAACCTTTCCGGCCGGC is part of the Sphingomicrobium sp. genome and encodes:
- the ileS gene encoding isoleucine--tRNA ligase gives rise to the protein MADAPDRPDVSEKQDWRPTVFLPKTDFPMKAGLPQKEPAILARWEEQGLYKQLREARAGREKFIFHDGPPYANGDIHIGHALNKTIKDMVVRTQTLLGKDAPFVPGWDCHGLPIEWKIEEQYRKKKLNKDEVPLKEFRAECRAYAQHWVGVQREQLKRLGVSADWDKPYLTMAFDAEATIVSELFKFAESGQLYRGAKPVMWSPVEKTALAEAEIEYEDITSTQIDVAFEIVESPIEELVGAHAVIWTTTPWTIPVNQAIAYGRDVDYVLLHVNAFSGEFRVPASHILVAAELADEFCKRVGVHSEATDWEGKGSDLAGTVARHPMHKLGGFFAKPRPFLPGDFVTTDQGTGLVHMAPDHGEDDFELCRANGIDPVFAVDAGGMYRADWAWLGGQGSVINNKFNAPDGPICSDLREAGALLAAGEFRHSYPHSWRSKAKVIYRCTPQWFIAMDRPLPVEHCESLAEQRWDNEGGAIERTPTLRQLAMQAIADTRFVPEKGRNRLASMVEGRPDWVISRQRAWGVPIALFVHKKSGELLVDAEVNRRIVDAIRAGGVDAWDAENASRFLGAHNPDDYEMVTDILDVWFDSGCTHVFTLESGRWPEESWPADIYVEGSDQHRGWFQSSLLESSGTRGRAPYDTLLTHGFTMDAKGMKMSKSLGNTISPLDLMKEYGADILRLWALSVDFTEDHRIGKEILAGVADQYRKLRNTFRYLLGALADFGEADRLDDVASFPELDRYMLHLASKLDARLRRSIEAYDFNDYVRALTDFCNEDLSAFYFDIRKDSLYCDVNALSGKEHERRRAYRTVLDHLFHALVRWAAPVLVFTSEEVWGTRYPDGGSVHLLEWPELPAVEADEAKWSELRALRERVTEAIEPLRREKVLGSSLEAEVTVPAAGDAAFLAELFITSTVRQGEEIKVAKTDQHKCGRCWRYLPEVDEDGDLCGRCEDVVNG
- the lspA gene encoding signal peptidase II, with amino-acid sequence MGRYGRGYGVALIVFGVDQLVKWLVTGPLGVKRLGDQMVLTPFFNLTYTENNGISLGLLNASSSTGRWMLVALTGAIAIGVAVWIGREKNRTDQLALGMVLGGALGNILDRVRFGYVVDFADLHFGDFRPFLVFNVADAAISIGVVILLLRAFLARKDNEEGETPKETIEHA
- a CDS encoding DUF3035 domain-containing protein, which gives rise to MRKALTAVLVVAAVTASGCAGRRAAADESLIGRNSPLIIPPDFSLAPPVAGTQGLSAGEAQQQAIDTLFGGPAPRSAAEMSLLEQAGRADAPIGIRSTVADPDTRIVDKGQTTRAILAAPATNSSVASAQAGR